The bacterium DNA window CCGGATTCGCAATGCAATGAGTGCAATCGCTGTCCATGACGCAATACTCCAGTACAACACTCTATGACGGAACCAGAAACGCTCTACCCACGGATGGTTCTCACTGGTAAAAGATACGGTCCAGTGCCCTTCCAGCTCACGCTCCAAGCGGTACTGTCTTCCGTGGCTCTTGGCAGCGATCAAAAACGTCAAGATTAAGAGAATTAGAAAGAGAAGCTGCTTCAAATTGCATTTTATCAAATCGAAGGAAAAGTAATGGCACTTTTTAAGGCTTGACCCATTGCACCGGTTGCGGCTTCTTCAGTTGATCGGCAGCCGATTGCAATTCCCGCGCGGCTTTGTTTCGAATGAACGGGAAACTCATCGCCTTTTTCAACACGGGAATAGCCTCCGCTGGTTTTCCCGACATGCGCAGCGAATATCCGAGATTGTAAAGAGCCTCTCCAAGGCTGAGGTCTTTGGTTTCCGCCGGGAAAGAGCGCACTGCATCCCGCAGAACATAGACTGCCTTACCGTACTCCTTCCGCCGGATGAGCCGTAAACCAAGCTCCTTCAGTTGTCTTCCTTGCTTCAAACGCGCGCCTCTTGCAGCAAAGTCCGGAGCCGCGTGCGGCTCTTCTCGCTTCGGTTTTGCTTGAGGCGAAGCAATTCTCTCGACAGTATTAGTAACGATTCGCGATGGTTTTAGCGCGGAAACATCTACAGGAGAAATTGCCGATGGAATACGAGGATCAGGGAGCAGTTCAGGGGACGCAGGATCCCTTTGCGGAAGATCAGCTTCTGACGGCACCGGGTCACGAATCCATGGCTCCTCCGAGGTGAGTTCGGGCGCGGCTGTTCTTTGAACCCGCGTTTCAGTTCGATGAAAAACAACATACGCAAGAAACAGAAAAGCAGGCAAGAAAAAAAAAAGTGCAACTTTGACCGCCCTTCCCAGACCTTTCTTAACTGTTGGCTCAGCGTGGCAATAGGGACACAGATTGACATGGTCGGGAATCAAACGCTGACAGCCGGAACAGTATCGCCGGATGATGGGAACATGACAGTGCGGACAAATCTGTGTGTCGGGACCGATTTTCTTTTTGCACTTGATGCAGAGAATCTCTGCAAAGCTAAATATAGGATCGGAATCTTCCGCAGGAACTGGTGCAGATCTTACGCCTGCGGGGTGGCTGCAGATTGGGCAGACGATCCATTTCGGTGAAATCTCTTCACCGCAATTTGAACATGCGAGCATAGGCACGTTCATTTGGTCTCCGTGATAAATGATTTCGAGTCTTCTTTGGGAGGCTTTATCGGCTTACAACGACATCTCCAGTTGACTGTCCGCTCTAGTGGGGCTTCGACAACGCGAACTGCCCCTCAACCTCCATGCGTACTACTCTACTACCATTTTTTGTATTGTCAAAAACGTGTCTCACTCTCGAGACAGCCCTTCCAGACGGGAAATGTCGGGAGGTTGAGCAGATGGCAAGTAAATCAAAAAGGAAGATCCCTTACCCGGCTGGCTGTTCACGGCAATATCTCCACCACTCTGCCGGATAATTCCATAAACAGTAGCCAGTCCCAGACCTGTTCCCTGTCCTACTGCTTTTGTCGTAAAAAAGGGCTCAAAAATCTGGGATTTCGTATGTTCATCCATTCCGGTTCCCGAGTCAGTGATCGAAAGAAGAACGTAATCTCCGGGGTTTAGACCGGGATGCTGCTTTGATGAATCGGAATTGAACTGAATGTTTCCTGTTTCGATCATGAGTCTTCCGCCATCCGGCATAGCGTCACGAGCGTTTACGACCAGATTCATGATCACCTGTTCCAGTTGTCCGGAATCACCCATGATGGTTGCCAATTCAGGTTCCAGTTTGACTTCTAAATCAATACGCTCTCCAATGAGACTCGAAACCAACGACTGCATCTTTAGAATCAAGTGGTTCAGGTCCAGCTTCTTTGAGGCCAGAACCTGTTTGCGGCTGAACGCTAGCAACTGGCGGGTCAAAGACGCCCCGTGTTCGGCCGCCTTCTGAATTTCCGTAATATGCTCAAGGAGAGGCGAGTCAGATTTATACTTGAGTCCAATGAGCTCACAGTAACTGCTGATTGCCATCAGCAGATTATTAAAGTCATGTGCTATTCCACCTGCGAGTCTACCGACCGTTTCGATTTTTTGTGACTGAAGAAGCTGCTCTTGCAGAAACTTTAGATCGGTTACATCGCGTGTCGAAACACAAACCGTCTTATAGGAACCGTCCGATGCCGGCACAGGACTCATGCGGGCCAGGAACCAGCGCTTCCCCGCGGGAACTTCAAGAGGGTACTCAACGGTTTCAGCCTGACC harbors:
- a CDS encoding zinc ribbon domain-containing protein; this encodes MNVPMLACSNCGEEISPKWIVCPICSHPAGVRSAPVPAEDSDPIFSFAEILCIKCKKKIGPDTQICPHCHVPIIRRYCSGCQRLIPDHVNLCPYCHAEPTVKKGLGRAVKVALFFFLPAFLFLAYVVFHRTETRVQRTAAPELTSEEPWIRDPVPSEADLPQRDPASPELLPDPRIPSAISPVDVSALKPSRIVTNTVERIASPQAKPKREEPHAAPDFAARGARLKQGRQLKELGLRLIRRKEYGKAVYVLRDAVRSFPAETKDLSLGEALYNLGYSLRMSGKPAEAIPVLKKAMSFPFIRNKAARELQSAADQLKKPQPVQWVKP